A genomic region of Ignavibacteria bacterium contains the following coding sequences:
- a CDS encoding sigma-54-dependent Fis family transcriptional regulator, protein MKQKILIIDDDELVTSSLKRALAQSGYEIEIASSGKLGIEKVEKENPDMVLLDIFLGDLNGMEVLKKIFLINPDLPVVMITGFADVQTAVNAIKMGAIDFILKPINVDQLELIINKTLKHVALQKEVQRLKLITKEGDITREMFGQSRAIKSTLDAVEKIAISEGTTILIEGESGVGKEMIARYIHNISSRREGPFVAINCGAIPKELAESELFGSEKGAYTGASEKTRIGKFEIADGGTILLDEIGELSLELQVKLLRVLQEKKFFRLGGTKEISVNVRIIAATNKDLRQAVSEKTFREDLYYRLNVATIYVPPLRERKEDIPFLAMNFVDEFNKTFNKQIKKISPEALDMMLNYSWPGNVRELRNTIERAVLLISGDELKPEHLNFIEKDKSIQKIIDDEYILKIPKQGIKMDQVVRDLIIQTLEITDGNQIQAAKILGISRSKLRYRMEQLKIEVKKQVK, encoded by the coding sequence ATGAAACAAAAAATTTTAATAATCGATGATGATGAATTGGTGACCTCATCGCTTAAAAGAGCATTGGCTCAAAGTGGTTATGAAATTGAAATTGCATCGAGTGGAAAATTGGGCATTGAAAAAGTTGAAAAAGAAAATCCTGATATGGTTCTGCTTGATATTTTTTTGGGTGACCTGAATGGAATGGAAGTTTTAAAGAAAATTTTTCTTATAAATCCCGATTTGCCCGTTGTTATGATAACTGGATTTGCTGATGTTCAGACAGCTGTGAATGCAATAAAAATGGGGGCAATTGATTTTATACTTAAACCTATAAATGTTGATCAATTAGAGCTAATCATAAATAAAACCCTTAAGCATGTCGCTCTTCAAAAAGAGGTTCAAAGATTAAAGTTAATTACCAAAGAAGGTGATATTACAAGAGAAATGTTCGGACAAAGTCGTGCAATTAAATCAACACTTGATGCCGTTGAAAAAATTGCAATAAGTGAAGGCACAACAATTTTAATTGAAGGAGAGAGCGGCGTTGGTAAAGAAATGATAGCTCGATACATACATAATATTTCAAGTCGAAGAGAAGGACCTTTTGTTGCCATTAATTGCGGTGCAATTCCAAAAGAATTAGCTGAGAGTGAATTATTTGGAAGTGAAAAGGGTGCTTACACTGGAGCAAGTGAAAAAACTCGAATTGGAAAATTTGAAATTGCTGATGGTGGAACAATTCTGCTTGATGAAATTGGAGAATTGAGCCTTGAACTTCAAGTAAAACTTCTAAGAGTACTTCAAGAAAAGAAATTCTTCCGTCTCGGTGGAACAAAAGAAATTAGTGTTAATGTCAGAATAATAGCAGCAACAAACAAAGATTTGCGGCAAGCTGTGAGCGAAAAAACTTTTCGGGAAGATCTATATTATAGATTGAATGTAGCAACTATCTATGTTCCTCCTTTAAGAGAAAGAAAAGAAGATATACCATTTTTAGCAATGAACTTTGTTGATGAATTTAATAAGACGTTCAATAAACAAATCAAAAAGATTTCTCCTGAAGCTTTAGACATGATGTTGAATTATTCATGGCCCGGAAATGTTCGTGAACTTCGAAATACAATCGAAAGAGCCGTTCTTTTAATCAGTGGAGATGAACTTAAACCTGAACATTTAAATTTTATTGAAAAAGATAAATCCATACAAAAGATTATCGACGATGAATATATTTTGAAAATCCCGAAGCAAGGAATTAAGATGGATCAAGTTGTTAGAGATTTAATTATCCAAACACTTGAAATTACTGATGGTAATCAAATTCAAGCCGCTAAAATACTTGGTATTTCAAGATCAAAACTTCGTTACAGAATGGAACAACTTAAAATTGAGGTTAAAAAACAGGTAAAATGA
- a CDS encoding response regulator, producing the protein MNSLTKNPDLTVLIIDDNPLELGLIRLVLQKNFQNVKCIALTRVPEWESFLKSQKIDVVIIDYRLPEKNGIEHIKELRKVDKNVYAFLITTLEKDEIDQDITSSGATDFIVKDRSYSNLIAKLNNVILNESVKQFEDDLNSLKFILNNLTDLVVLKINFSNECLEILGNKEKFQSTTKIENLQSEWKKYFEVIFNQLKSEIEATEKSYSFKFTEIVLQDKSFNFEVYLIKSHYYFYLTLRLI; encoded by the coding sequence ATGAATTCATTAACCAAAAATCCAGATTTGACGGTTCTTATAATAGACGACAATCCTCTTGAACTTGGTTTAATTCGACTTGTACTTCAAAAAAATTTTCAAAATGTAAAATGTATTGCCTTAACACGTGTCCCTGAATGGGAGAGTTTCTTAAAATCACAAAAAATAGATGTGGTGATAATTGATTATCGTTTACCAGAAAAAAATGGTATTGAACATATTAAGGAATTAAGAAAAGTGGATAAAAATGTTTATGCATTTTTGATTACTACTCTCGAAAAAGATGAAATTGATCAAGACATAACCAGTTCTGGTGCAACTGATTTTATTGTTAAAGATAGAAGTTACTCAAATTTAATCGCTAAATTAAATAATGTGATATTGAATGAATCAGTCAAACAATTCGAAGATGATCTTAATTCACTCAAATTTATCTTAAACAACCTTACAGATTTAGTTGTATTAAAAATTAATTTTTCAAATGAATGTCTTGAAATCCTGGGTAATAAAGAAAAATTTCAGTCAACCACAAAGATTGAAAATTTGCAATCGGAATGGAAAAAATATTTTGAGGTAATTTTTAACCAACTGAAATCTGAAATCGAGGCCACTGAAAAATCTTATTCTTTTAAGTTTACTGAGATTGTGCTCCAGGACAAATCTTTCAATTTTGAAGTATATCTAATTAAATCTCATTATTATTTTTATCTAACCTTGAGACTTATTTAG
- a CDS encoding sigma-70 family RNA polymerase sigma factor, with product MTTAMLWKEYKKSKSSRLKEALIKQYLRLVYYVIHRTDLKGAHLLNDQDFYQFGILGLNEAIERFDPNYGVKFETYAIPRIRGMILDELRKLDFIPRSYKENVKRELDEENARRRENDQCELTLTDYLREYQKLSLSQQVGEEEDTILDLLPGDQETPIDIVEKENIKEIILQELNRLPERQKLVITLYYFEEMNYQEIADLMNISVSRVSQLHTEVINRLRKKLKKILR from the coding sequence ATGACTACAGCTATGCTCTGGAAAGAATATAAGAAATCTAAATCGTCTCGTTTAAAAGAAGCCTTGATAAAGCAATATCTCCGATTGGTTTATTATGTAATTCATCGAACGGATTTGAAAGGAGCTCATCTATTAAATGATCAAGACTTCTATCAATTTGGGATTCTGGGTTTGAATGAAGCGATTGAGAGATTTGACCCTAATTATGGTGTGAAGTTCGAAACTTATGCAATTCCAAGAATTAGAGGAATGATTTTAGATGAATTAAGAAAATTGGATTTTATTCCAAGATCTTATAAAGAAAATGTGAAAAGAGAACTGGATGAAGAAAACGCAAGACGAAGAGAAAATGATCAATGCGAATTGACACTCACAGATTATTTGAGAGAATATCAGAAGCTTTCACTTTCACAGCAAGTTGGTGAAGAAGAGGATACAATTCTGGATTTACTGCCGGGCGATCAGGAAACTCCCATAGATATTGTTGAAAAGGAAAATATTAAGGAGATCATTCTTCAAGAATTAAATAGACTCCCAGAAAGGCAAAAACTTGTCATTACGCTTTATTACTTTGAAGAGATGAATTATCAGGAGATTGCTGATTTAATGAATATCTCTGTTTCCAGAGTCTCTCAACTGCATACCGAAGTTATCAATCGACTAAGAAAGAAATTAAAGAAAATCTTGAGGTGA
- a CDS encoding HDOD domain-containing protein yields the protein MNVNSKIIGELVNTIEYIPVDRSYLGLNVLNDDHLNPTKLAEIINRDQSLVAHILAIANSPIYGLSRKISTIEMAISILGIKTIKDLVVGFTVFNSTYEKGDRYFLAEEFNQHSYLCGYVSQLLANDFNYPVKSEAFIAGLLHDIGIPIIHRYMNKEFKLISELKFYRRISQTKAEKLILGKTHCEVGGMVASKWNFPENLIDVIQNHHSPKESLINKKLSAIVHIADFIATKEAPQFLLSSEDEQLDESVVEILNIPDLSYLYDVINNVSELIKSVKILEDLTR from the coding sequence ATGAATGTTAATAGCAAAATAATAGGTGAACTGGTAAATACAATTGAATATATACCTGTTGATAGATCATATTTGGGATTAAATGTTCTTAATGATGATCATCTCAATCCAACTAAACTGGCAGAGATAATTAATAGAGATCAGTCGCTGGTTGCCCATATTCTTGCAATTGCAAATTCACCGATTTATGGTTTGTCGAGAAAAATTTCTACGATTGAAATGGCAATTTCTATTCTTGGTATCAAAACGATTAAAGATCTTGTCGTTGGTTTTACTGTATTCAATTCAACCTATGAAAAAGGTGATAGATACTTTTTGGCGGAGGAATTTAATCAACATTCTTATTTGTGTGGTTATGTATCTCAACTTCTTGCCAATGATTTTAATTATCCAGTAAAGAGTGAAGCGTTTATTGCTGGTCTCTTGCATGATATTGGAATACCAATCATTCATAGATATATGAATAAAGAATTCAAGTTAATCAGTGAGTTAAAATTTTATAGAAGAATAAGTCAGACCAAAGCTGAAAAATTAATTTTGGGTAAGACACATTGTGAAGTTGGTGGAATGGTTGCATCAAAATGGAATTTCCCTGAAAATCTAATCGATGTTATTCAAAATCACCATTCACCAAAAGAAAGTTTAATAAACAAGAAACTATCTGCAATTGTTCATATTGCCGATTTTATAGCAACAAAAGAAGCTCCACAATTCCTTTTAAGTTCTGAAGATGAACAGCTTGATGAAAGTGTTGTCGAAATATTAAATATCCCTGATTTAAGTTACCTGTATGATGTAATTAATAATGTTTCAGAACTAATAAAATCAGTAAAAATTTTAGAAGATCTAACGAGATGA
- a CDS encoding response regulator, with the protein MSKILIVEDDPFNVELFDLILKRLGNFETVVTDNFEKIFEELKNGSVDLVVMDVSLDNTYYERKKIDGIVLSRMIKEDEQLKHIPVIIVTAYAGDDDISRILRESRAEQCIKKPIINYQEFINLIKGYLR; encoded by the coding sequence ATGTCAAAGATTTTGATAGTTGAAGATGACCCATTTAATGTTGAGCTTTTCGATTTAATTTTGAAACGACTTGGAAATTTCGAAACAGTTGTTACAGACAATTTCGAAAAAATATTTGAAGAATTAAAAAATGGGTCAGTTGATCTGGTTGTAATGGATGTCAGTTTGGATAATACTTATTATGAAAGAAAAAAAATTGACGGAATTGTTCTTTCTCGGATGATAAAAGAGGATGAACAATTAAAACATATTCCTGTTATTATCGTAACGGCTTATGCAGGCGATGATGATATAAGCCGTATCTTAAGAGAGAGTAGAGCGGAACAATGTATAAAAAAACCAATTATAAATTATCAAGAATTTATTAATCTTATTAAAGGATATCTGAGGTGA
- a CDS encoding response regulator: MKDKRQILIVEDEEHTRYLLERLLVVNNFTVRTAENGIDALNTMTTFKPEIILADWNMPEMDGAELCQRIKTNPDLKHIYFIMITAKTSTQEKVIGLDTGADDYITKPVENEELLARIRSGLRIYDLQQEIRQLEHEKALLEMAATLGHQMNNPLSAVNLALVSLKKNIQDKNFKEIDDDIKLIQQSVQRMQEITQKLMMLKDPKLVTYLDNLKMLKL, from the coding sequence GTGAAGGATAAAAGACAAATATTAATCGTTGAAGACGAAGAGCATACCAGATATTTACTCGAGCGTCTTCTTGTTGTTAATAATTTTACTGTACGCACTGCCGAAAACGGGATTGATGCCCTTAATACAATGACAACTTTCAAACCTGAAATTATCCTTGCTGATTGGAATATGCCTGAAATGGATGGTGCCGAGCTATGTCAAAGAATAAAAACTAACCCAGATTTAAAACACATTTATTTTATAATGATCACAGCAAAGACCTCAACTCAGGAAAAAGTAATTGGGCTTGATACGGGCGCCGATGATTACATTACTAAACCAGTTGAAAACGAAGAATTGCTTGCCAGAATAAGAAGCGGTCTAAGAATTTATGATCTACAACAAGAAATCAGACAACTTGAACACGAAAAAGCTTTACTCGAAATGGCAGCAACACTTGGGCATCAAATGAATAATCCGCTTAGCGCTGTAAATCTGGCACTTGTATCGTTAAAGAAAAATATTCAGGATAAAAATTTTAAAGAAATTGATGATGATATTAAGTTGATTCAACAATCAGTGCAGCGGATGCAGGAAATAACTCAAAAGTTAATGATGCTTAAAGATCCAAAGTTAGTTACCTATCTCGATAATCTTAAAATGCTCAAACTATGA
- a CDS encoding aminopeptidase P family protein — protein sequence MQSLYKEKIQQAIQILKELNIDMWLTYVRETETIRDPSLDLILGTNCTWQSAFIITKNGETIAIVGSLDVANIKSKNLFDEVIGYVQGIKDDLLKVLVKLNPQKIAINFSKSSNLADGLTHGMYLDLNEKLNGTQFIDRLISSEEIISLLRGRKSATEIELMKKAIKITLEIFDLTGKVIKPGVSEKEIAEFILNEVKKRGLETAWDEEYCPSVFTGPDTAGAHAGPTDRLVQKGHVLNIDFGVKYNGYCSDLQRTWYILRDNENDAPPEVKKGFQVIVDSIQKAAEFMKPGSIAYEVDAVARNHIIENGYEEYPHALGHQVGRKAHDGGVILAPRWERYGDIPYKKIGIDEVYTLEPRLTIPNYGIATVEEEVVVRENGVEFLSEPQREIYLIRS from the coding sequence ATGCAATCACTTTATAAAGAAAAAATTCAGCAAGCTATCCAGATTTTGAAAGAATTAAACATTGATATGTGGCTAACCTATGTTCGTGAAACTGAGACAATCAGAGACCCGTCACTCGATTTAATTCTTGGGACTAATTGCACCTGGCAATCTGCTTTTATAATTACAAAGAATGGTGAGACAATCGCCATTGTCGGAAGTCTTGATGTTGCCAATATTAAATCCAAAAATCTTTTCGACGAAGTCATCGGTTATGTACAGGGCATCAAGGATGATTTACTGAAAGTTCTTGTAAAGCTTAATCCGCAAAAAATTGCAATTAACTTTTCAAAAAGCAGTAACCTTGCTGATGGACTAACTCATGGAATGTATCTGGATTTAAATGAGAAACTTAATGGAACGCAATTTATTGATCGATTAATTTCATCAGAAGAAATTATCTCACTCCTGCGCGGCAGAAAGTCAGCAACTGAAATTGAATTAATGAAAAAAGCAATCAAAATTACCCTTGAAATTTTTGATCTTACCGGGAAAGTCATCAAACCTGGTGTCTCTGAAAAAGAAATCGCTGAATTTATTTTAAATGAAGTAAAGAAACGAGGACTTGAAACCGCTTGGGATGAAGAATATTGCCCTTCTGTTTTCACTGGTCCAGATACGGCAGGTGCTCACGCAGGTCCGACTGATAGATTGGTTCAAAAAGGTCATGTGCTCAATATTGATTTCGGAGTTAAATACAATGGTTATTGTTCGGATCTTCAAAGAACCTGGTATATTTTGAGAGATAACGAAAATGATGCTCCTCCCGAAGTTAAAAAAGGTTTTCAAGTTATTGTCGATTCAATTCAAAAGGCAGCGGAATTTATGAAACCAGGTTCAATTGCTTACGAAGTTGATGCAGTTGCACGAAATCACATTATTGAAAATGGATATGAAGAATATCCACATGCTCTGGGACATCAAGTAGGAAGAAAAGCTCATGATGGCGGTGTAATACTTGCTCCAAGATGGGAACGATACGGCGATATTCCTTACAAAAAAATTGGAATTGATGAAGTTTACACTCTCGAACCAAGATTGACAATCCCAAACTATGGAATTGCAACAGTTGAAGAAGAAGTTGTTGTAAGAGAAAATGGAGTTGAATTTTTATCAGAACCGCAACGAGAAATTTATCTCATAAGATCATAG
- a CDS encoding YbhB/YbcL family Raf kinase inhibitor-like protein — MSIFIESPAFKHGDFIPSKYTCDGEDISPALKWTNVPEGTKSLALICDDPDAPIGDWVHWVLYNIPPETKELKENIPPDKILKDGSIHGLNDWKRYGYGGPCPPSGVHRYFFKLYALDTKLNLAPGATKKQLLEAMKGHIIAQGELMGKYQRKR; from the coding sequence ATGAGCATTTTTATTGAATCACCAGCATTTAAACATGGTGATTTTATCCCATCTAAGTATACCTGTGATGGAGAAGATATTTCACCAGCACTGAAATGGACAAATGTTCCTGAGGGGACCAAATCACTTGCATTAATTTGCGACGATCCTGATGCACCAATTGGTGATTGGGTTCATTGGGTTTTGTATAACATTCCACCTGAAACGAAAGAATTAAAAGAGAATATTCCTCCAGACAAAATTTTGAAAGATGGTTCAATACATGGATTGAATGACTGGAAAAGATATGGTTACGGTGGACCTTGTCCTCCGTCTGGTGTTCACAGATATTTTTTCAAACTTTATGCACTCGATACCAAATTAAACCTTGCTCCAGGTGCAACTAAAAAACAATTGCTTGAGGCAATGAAAGGTCACATCATTGCTCAAGGCGAACTGATGGGTAAATATCAAAGAAAAAGATAA
- a CDS encoding DUF4097 family beta strand repeat protein produces MKTLIRLLMTSLLVFGNFSGLKASNPDLINLYLMSDVIFNKTFKTTEGKSLIFEGSSGDVRIYTWDKQEVRLRIFGDPDALDKLDLLYYETLSGIKIKVKRISSIWSFFFGKVYVDYELTVPKKYNLNVLTSGGDILVKNLTGDAKLKTSGGDIKLESISGDLNATTSGGDIVLKNINGKVNAITTGGDIRLEEIEGDVNCTTTGGDIRIKVRNGSVSAKTTGGDIIIDLYGKEKRVKASTVGGDIRVTLDNDFQGYFSLSTIGGDVSYDFHMTNIFSKSSSKLEAEFGKSEPRIECKTTGGDIKILKRSN; encoded by the coding sequence ATGAAAACATTAATCAGATTACTAATGACCTCTCTTCTCGTATTTGGAAATTTCTCCGGATTAAAAGCTTCTAATCCTGATCTGATTAATCTTTATTTAATGAGTGATGTTATATTTAATAAGACTTTCAAAACGACTGAAGGCAAATCATTGATCTTTGAAGGTTCATCAGGTGATGTAAGAATTTATACCTGGGATAAGCAAGAAGTTAGATTAAGAATATTTGGTGACCCAGACGCACTCGATAAACTTGATCTTTTATATTATGAAACTTTATCAGGAATTAAAATAAAAGTTAAAAGAATTTCATCTATCTGGAGTTTTTTCTTTGGCAAAGTTTATGTTGATTATGAATTGACTGTTCCTAAAAAATATAATTTGAATGTTCTTACAAGTGGTGGGGATATCCTTGTAAAAAATCTTACCGGGGATGCAAAGCTAAAAACTTCCGGAGGAGATATTAAATTAGAGAGTATTTCTGGTGATCTTAATGCAACTACAAGCGGCGGGGACATTGTTCTCAAAAACATAAATGGTAAGGTTAATGCAATTACAACTGGTGGTGATATCCGTCTGGAGGAAATAGAAGGAGATGTAAACTGTACAACAACAGGAGGAGATATCAGAATTAAAGTTAGGAATGGTTCGGTTAGCGCAAAAACAACAGGAGGTGATATCATTATTGATTTATACGGTAAAGAAAAAAGAGTTAAAGCTTCGACAGTTGGCGGCGATATTCGAGTAACGCTTGACAATGATTTTCAGGGTTACTTCAGTTTATCTACAATTGGTGGTGATGTTTCTTATGATTTTCATATGACGAATATTTTTTCAAAAAGCTCATCAAAACTTGAAGCTGAGTTTGGTAAATCGGAACCAAGAATTGAATGTAAAACAACTGGTGGTGATATCAAGATATTAAAGAGAAGCAACTGA
- the queE gene encoding 7-carboxy-7-deazaguanine synthase QueE → MLKVNEIFYSIQGESTYAGLPCVFIRLTYCNLRCSYCDTEYSFYEGTDMTIDEILAEIRKYNCNLVEVTGGEPLVQKESLDLMQRLCDEGYKVLLETSGSLSIENVDKRVTIIMDLKTPSSKMMKKNLYSNIDFLKQEDEVKFVIGNREDYEWAKEIIEKYDLKNKCKILMGCVFGELSNLELATWILEDHLPVRFQIQLHKYIWEPEKRGV, encoded by the coding sequence ATGTTAAAAGTCAATGAAATATTTTACAGCATCCAGGGTGAATCAACTTATGCAGGACTTCCATGCGTGTTTATCAGATTAACTTACTGCAACTTACGTTGTTCATATTGCGATACCGAATATTCCTTTTATGAAGGAACAGATATGACAATCGATGAGATTCTTGCTGAAATTAGAAAATACAATTGCAATCTAGTCGAGGTCACTGGCGGTGAACCTCTTGTCCAGAAAGAATCTCTCGACTTAATGCAGAGACTCTGTGATGAAGGATACAAAGTTCTGCTTGAAACAAGCGGAAGCCTTTCAATTGAAAATGTGGATAAAAGAGTTACTATCATAATGGATTTGAAAACCCCATCATCAAAGATGATGAAGAAAAATCTTTACTCGAATATTGACTTCTTAAAACAGGAAGACGAAGTAAAATTTGTAATTGGAAATCGTGAAGATTATGAATGGGCAAAAGAAATTATTGAAAAGTATGACTTAAAAAACAAATGCAAAATCTTGATGGGTTGTGTCTTTGGCGAACTATCAAATCTTGAACTTGCAACATGGATTCTTGAAGATCACCTTCCTGTAAGATTTCAAATTCAACTTCATAAATACATCTGGGAACCTGAGAAAAGAGGTGTGTAA
- a CDS encoding GHKL domain-containing protein, which yields MFKTLNSKLIFGFVVIETIIVILLLVSFNYIVVNQLKYQLIDEIKKEVNIIEFGLTDLDRANFSNHLNRLDKLSSQLKARIILYDKQKNILFDFTSGFEKPSGDYRILELAESGNYKVEIRKFRGNPQKYIYLTKKVNINLRPYGVREVGFITIVTDLSSIDHFSSDISSKIIISALLIFIAGIFLIRSFTNKIVQPITQIINSLREYSATGVPQKIEITGSEEFKFLTESINKLIEKIEADFNELKKLERYRSEFLGNVSHELRTPIFAIQSYLETLIDGGLNDPEINIKYLKKAYENLERLNRLLNDLIDISQIESKQLRFSFRYFNINDLIQRVVDNLKILAEQKEITIEFQPDDNLKEMVWGDKERLYQVFENLIENAIRHNPPKTKVKIYYQKQNSTLRIFVEDNGNGIPEEDLPRIFERFYRVDKERSRESGGTGLGLAIVKHVIEAHESKIFVESKLNQGTKFYFDLKIA from the coding sequence ATGTTTAAAACATTGAATTCAAAATTAATATTTGGTTTCGTCGTTATTGAAACTATTATTGTCATTCTGCTCTTAGTAAGCTTTAATTACATTGTTGTTAATCAGCTTAAGTACCAATTAATCGACGAAATTAAAAAGGAAGTCAATATCATCGAATTTGGCTTGACCGATCTTGATCGAGCAAATTTCTCCAATCACTTAAATAGACTGGACAAATTATCTTCACAACTCAAAGCAAGAATAATTCTTTATGATAAGCAGAAAAATATTTTATTTGATTTCACATCTGGATTTGAAAAACCTTCTGGTGATTATCGCATTCTTGAACTGGCTGAGTCGGGAAACTACAAAGTCGAGATTAGAAAATTTCGAGGCAATCCTCAGAAGTATATTTATCTCACAAAAAAAGTAAACATCAATCTCAGACCATACGGAGTTCGAGAAGTCGGGTTTATAACAATAGTTACAGATCTTTCAAGCATTGACCATTTCTCATCAGATATTAGTTCCAAAATTATCATCTCTGCTTTACTTATATTCATCGCAGGAATTTTCTTAATCAGAAGTTTCACAAACAAGATAGTTCAACCGATTACTCAAATCATCAATTCATTAAGAGAATATTCAGCAACGGGTGTTCCCCAAAAAATTGAAATCACAGGAAGCGAGGAATTTAAGTTCTTAACTGAATCGATAAACAAACTAATAGAAAAAATCGAGGCTGATTTTAATGAATTAAAGAAATTGGAAAGGTATCGATCAGAATTTCTTGGGAATGTTTCACATGAACTCAGAACTCCAATTTTCGCTATCCAGTCATATTTGGAAACTTTGATCGATGGTGGTCTCAACGATCCCGAGATTAATATAAAGTATTTAAAGAAAGCTTATGAAAATCTTGAGCGGCTGAATCGTCTATTAAATGATTTAATAGATATCTCACAAATTGAATCAAAACAACTTCGGTTCAGTTTCCGATATTTCAACATCAACGATTTAATACAAAGAGTGGTTGATAATCTGAAGATTCTGGCTGAACAAAAAGAAATCACCATCGAATTCCAACCGGACGATAACCTCAAAGAGATGGTTTGGGGAGATAAGGAAAGACTATATCAAGTTTTTGAAAATCTAATTGAGAATGCAATTCGTCATAATCCACCGAAAACTAAAGTGAAGATTTATTATCAAAAACAGAATTCTACTCTAAGAATTTTTGTTGAAGATAATGGAAACGGAATTCCCGAGGAAGACCTGCCAAGAATTTTTGAAAGATTTTATCGGGTGGATAAAGAAAGATCAAGAGAATCTGGCGGAACAGGTCTTGGACTTGCAATTGTAAAACACGTAATTGAAGCACATGAGAGTAAAATCTTTGTCGAAAGTAAACTTAATCAAGGAACGAAATTTTATTTTGATTTAAAAATTGCTTGA
- a CDS encoding response regulator transcription factor translates to MLKNKTILVCDDERDIVDVLVYNLSKEGYKVIPAYNGKEALEKINSDVDLVLLDIMMPYMDGLEVCRNLKQNPETQNISIIFLTARDSEIDEVKGLEIGGDDYIAKPISIKKLLARINSVLRRKELATSPEKLNLGEIKLDLDNYQVEIENQKISFPRKEFETLVYLAKNRGKIVRREQLLENVWGDDVVVTHRTIDVHIRKIREKLGKYADLIETIKGVGYRFRKEDV, encoded by the coding sequence ATGTTAAAAAACAAGACTATTCTGGTCTGTGATGATGAACGAGATATTGTCGATGTTCTTGTTTATAATCTTTCAAAAGAGGGATATAAAGTTATTCCTGCCTATAATGGTAAGGAAGCTCTGGAAAAAATAAATTCAGATGTTGATCTGGTTTTACTCGATATAATGATGCCTTACATGGATGGGCTTGAAGTGTGTCGAAATTTGAAACAAAATCCAGAAACACAAAATATCTCAATTATATTTCTGACTGCTCGTGATTCAGAAATTGATGAAGTTAAAGGACTTGAAATTGGAGGAGATGATTACATTGCTAAACCAATCAGCATAAAAAAGCTCCTTGCTCGAATTAATTCAGTTCTGCGAAGAAAAGAACTGGCAACCTCACCTGAAAAATTGAACTTGGGAGAAATTAAACTTGATCTCGATAACTATCAGGTAGAAATAGAAAATCAGAAAATATCATTTCCACGAAAAGAATTTGAAACTCTTGTTTATCTTGCAAAAAATCGTGGAAAAATTGTGAGAAGAGAACAGCTCCTTGAAAATGTTTGGGGTGATGATGTGGTTGTGACTCATCGCACAATTGATGTTCATATCAGAAAAATTCGTGAAAAACTTGGTAAGTATGCTGATTTAATTGAAACCATAAAAGGTGTCGGATACAGATTCAGGAAAGAAGATGTTTAA